The following are from one region of the Nicotiana tomentosiformis chromosome 7, ASM39032v3, whole genome shotgun sequence genome:
- the LOC104090282 gene encoding uncharacterized protein: MEKEKKITEESLSPEIEEPVEVLLFQVPECYVYLIPPRKSAASYRADEWNVNKWAWEGTLKVLSKGEECIIKLEDKETGELYARAFLRDGEPHPVEPVIDSSRYFVLRIEENIGGRLRHAFIGIGFRERPEAYDFQAALHDHMKYLNKKKTAEEMEQQYQKSSSVDYSLKEGETLKLQIKNKTGGSTIRSKFFEQGLNNLSLEEKANRKDSAILIKPPPPPPAPLSPVDTAAKSPLVSPSKFSLEQSAETEDSTSAKEQPNKPESVKDQGPQDVEDDDFGDFQAAG; this comes from the exons atggagaaagaaaagaaaataacagAAGAATCTCTGAGCCCAGAAATAGAAGAACCCGTTGAAGTTCTTCTCTTTCAAGTTCCTGAATGTTATGTTTACTTG ATCCCTCCAAGGAAAAGTGCAGCTTCATACAG GGCTGATGAATGGAATGTGAATAAATGGGCATGGGAGGGTACGTTAAAGGTTTTAAGCAAAGGAGAAGAGTGCATCATCAAACTGGAAGACAAGGAAACAG GTGAATTGTATGCTCGGGCATTTCTCAGAGATGGGGAACCACATCCGGTGGAGCCTGTAATCGATAGTAGCAG ATACTTTGTTCTTCGGATTGAAGAGAATATTG GTGGTCGCCTCAGGCATGCTTTTATTGGCATTGGATTTCGAGAAAGACCTGAAGCCTATGACTTCCAAGCTGCTCTTCACGACCATATGAA ATACCTGAATAAGAAGAAAACTGCAGAAGAAATGGAGCAGCAATACCAAAAATCCTCATCAGTTGACTACAGTTTGAAAGAGGGGGAAACCCTGAAACTTCAGATAAAGAAT AAAACTGGTGGCAGCACCATAAGATCCAAGTTCTTTGAGCAGGGTCTAAATAATCTATCATTGGAGGAAAAGGCCAACCGGAAGGATTCGGCGATATTAATCAAGCCGCCGCCACCACCTCCAGCACCGCTTTCACCTGTCGATACTGCTGCAAAATCTCCCCTGGTATCACCATCCAAATTTAGTCTTGAGCAATCTGCTGAAACCGAGGACTCCACGTCAGCAAAAGAGCAGCCAAATAAACCAGAATCAGTTAAAGATCAAGGTCCACAAGATGTTGAAGATGATGACTTTGGGGATTTTCAAGCAGCTGGATGA
- the LOC104104826 gene encoding ABC transporter G family member 10-like, producing MDCYFSTSPLPPPPPWPLPVKTSNSDRYKIEARNLSYKLPPKYNELKWLVKKLATNNKTSNYILRNVSCEAKPGEITAVAGPSGAGKTTLLDILAGNVGPSRFSGHVLVNDQPMKPANFRRISGYVTQDESLFPLLTVEETLMYSARFRLCEGDDKAKDRVTKLLNELGLDHVGSMKVGSESSRTISGGEKRRVAIGVELVHDPAVILLDEPTSGLDSASAFHLMYLLKTMAKNQGKTIILTIHQPGFRILELFDKAVLLSNGFVLHNGSLHLLEEKLKSTDHFIPHHVNVLEFAIDITESLAESLHYGESDIEKCETETESDNMPNKNAEEKQVLYSNSPLKEVLILSQRFCRNIFRTKQLFLAKVIQALLVGLILGSIFFNAYSNTKNLELQSQVGFFAFSLTFLLSSNTEALPIFLEERRILMRETSRGAYRIYTYNIANTIVFLPFLLIVALLYAIPVYWLVGLRYEFSAFAYYTLVSWMIFAMGNSFVAACSALVPNFLLGMSFIGCLIGAFFLFSGYFISKESIPIFWLFVHYLSLFKYPFECFLINEYGGENGKLKCIQKVDGVCLMYGEQLLARRGLEESQKWINIGIMLSFIFGYRFLCFLILWYRSIRNKC from the exons atggactG CTATTTTTctacctcccccctcccccccccccccccatggcCTTTACCTGTGAAGACATCAAATTCTGATAGATACAAAATTGAGGCCAGAAATCTTTCCTACAAACTACCTCCAAAATATAATGAGTTAAAATGGTTAGTCAAAAAGTTGGCTACCAACAACAAGACTAGTAATTACATTCTAAGGAATGTGAGTTGTGAAGCCAAACCAGGGGAAATTACAGCAGTTGCTGGTCCAAGTGGAGCAGGAAAAACAACATTGTTGGATATTCTAGCAGGAAATGTCGGTCCCTCAAGATTTTCAGGTCATGTTCTTGTCAATGACCAGCCTATGAAGCCTGCAAATTTCAGGAGAATATCTGGCTATGTTACACAAGATGAATCTCTTTTCCCTCTTCTCACAGTTGAAGAAACTTTGATGTATAGTGCACGATTCAGGCTTTGTGAGGGGGACGATAAGGCCAAAGATAGAGTAACAAAGCTGTTGAATGAGCTTGGTTTAGACCATGTTGGTAGTATGAAAGTTGGGAGTGAATCAAGCAGGACAATTTCGGGTGGTGAGAAGCGTAGAGTGGCAATTGGAGTTGAATTAGTCCATGATCCTGCTGTTATTCTACTCGACGAACCAACTTCAGGTCTTGATTCTGCTTCAGCTTTTCATTTAATGTATTTGCTAAAAACCATGGCCAAGAATCAAGGTAAGACAATTATATTAACTATCCATCAGCCTGGTTTTCGAATTCTTGAACTGTTTGATAAAGCTGTGTTGCTATCAAATGGATTTGTCCTTCACAATGGATCTTTGCATTTATTGGAAGAGAAGCTCAAATCCACTGACCATTTCATTCCTCACCATGTCAATGTTCTTGAATTTGCAATTGATATTACAGAAAGCTTAGCAGAAAGCCTGCATTATGGAGAAAGTGACATTGAAAAATGTGAAACAGAAACAGAAAGTGATAATATGCCTAACAAAAATGCTGAAGAAAAGCAAGTTCTTTACTCTAATTCTCCACTGAAGGAAGTACTAATTCTGAGTCAGAGATTCTGTAGGAATATTTTCAGAACCAAACAACTTTTCTTGGCTAAGGTAATCCAAGCATTACTTGTGGGGCTAATTTTGGGATCAATATTTTTTAATGCTTATAGCAACACAAAGAATTTGGAGCTGCAATCTCAAGTTGGATTCTTTGCTTTTAGTCTCACATTCTTGTTATCATCCAATACAGAAGCTCTACCAATTTTCTTAGAAGAGAGGAGAATTCTAATGAGGGAAACATCTAGAGGAGCCTACAGAATTTACACCTACAATATAGCAAACACTATAGTTTTCCTCCCTTTCCTTCTAATAGTGGCTCTTCTCTATGCTATACCAGTTTACTGGCTAGTCGGATTAAGGTACGAATTCAGTGCATTCGCCTACTATACTCTCGTGTCATGGATGATTTTCGCAATGGGGAATTCATTTGTGGCAGCATGTTCAGCGCTAGTGCCAAATTTCCTCCTTGGAATGTCATTTATCGGTTGCCTAATAGGTGCATTTTTCCTGTTCTCGGGGTACTTTATATCGAAGGAATCAATACCCATTTTCTGGCTATTTGTGCACTATCTGAGTCTGTTTAAGTATCCATTTGAGTGTTTCTTGATCAATGAGTATGGAGGAGAGAATGGGAAACTGAAGTGTATACAGAAAGTTGATGGAGTTTGCCTAATGTATGGTGAACAGTTATTGGCGCGACGTGGTTTAGAGGAGTCACAGAAGTGGATTAACATAGGTATTATGTTAAGTTTCATCTTTGGTTACAGGTTTTTGTGTTTTCTGATTCTCTGGTATAGATCTATTAGAAACAAATGTTGA
- the LOC104104827 gene encoding transcription factor bHLH30-like, producing the protein MEFFNSFNGFYEDYGFQGIMANGSTPSSSLILDNERGELVKAMVRQEQKGVNPEKALIALKNHSEAERRRRERINGHLGTLRNLIPGTNKMDKAALLAKVISHIKDLRVNAAEATKGVLVPTDIDEVCVEQQAEGSGGATYSVKASVCCEYKHELISDLRQALDTLPLKTLRAEIATLGNRMVSVFVITEGNEGNIEDNERCQLLVTSVRQALRSVLDKFYASEEFSSRSTLSSKRRRVSLLDSSSSSSLGDFW; encoded by the exons ATGGAgtttttcaattcttttaatgGGTTTTATGAGGACTATGGTTTTCAGGGGATAATGGCAAATGGGTCAACTCCATCATCATCATTGATTTTAGATAATGAAAGAGGAGAGCTAGTTAAGGCAATGGTGAGACAAGAGCAAAAAGGGGTTAATCCTGAAAAGGCTTTGATTGCATTGAAGAATCATAGTGAAGCTGAAAGGCGGCGGAGAGAGAGAATTAATGGTCATTTGGGCACTCTCAGAAACCTTATTCCTGGCACTAATAAG ATGGATAAGGCCGCTTTACTTGCCAAAGTCATCAGTCACATAAAGGATTTGAGAGTGAATGCAGCAGAAGCTACCAAAGGTGTTCTAGTTCCAACAGACATCGATGAAGTATGTGTCGAACAACAAGCAGAGGGATCTGGTGGAGCCACTTATTCTGTCAAAGCATCTGTGTGCTGTGAATATAAGCATGAGCTTATTTCTGATCTGCGACAAGCTCTGGATACTCTTCCCCTAAAAACTTTGAGGGCAGAGATCGCTACGTTAGGAAACAGAATGGTTAGCGTTTTCGTGATCACTGAGGGCAATGAAGGGAATATTGAGGATAACGAAAGGTGCCAGCTTCTTGTAACTTCTGTTCGTCAGGCTTTGAGGTCAGTGCTTGATAAATTTTATGCCTCTGAGGAGTTCTCTTCGAGAAGTACACTGTCAAGCAAGAGACGAAGAGTTTCACTCCTCGATTCTTCGAGCTCATCTTCTTTAGGCGATTTCTGGTGA